The genomic stretch GAGCATCACGCCCAGCGCGGCGCAGATTCCCACTGGGGCCTTGTCGCCCACCGCGTCGAGCAGCGGGTCCACAGGGGCGCCCAGGTATCCCAGCGCCAGCAGCAGCGACGCGCGCGTGGCCGCGTGACGCTCCACCGCGAGGCGAGCGACGAGAGCCGGGACCGACGTAGCCGCCTCACCAGGGACCCACGCGAGCGCGAACGCGGCGCCCGCGCGCACACCTGCGTCGGTGTCGCCCAGGCGTTCGCAGATGGGCGCCGCGAGGGCCGCCACCGCAGCCTGCGTCGCGCGCATGGGGCCGATGTCCGTGCGCGTGAGACCCGCCAGCGGCAGCCCCCGGGCCACGTGCAGGCGGTGGTTGCCCGCCGCCATGTCGCCGAGCACACCCAGCACCTGCCCCAGCTGCGGCGCGAGCTCGCCCGGAGCGTCGAGGCGCGCCGCGAGGACGGGCACGAGCGTAAGCGCAACGTCCAAGAAAGGCATCCCGTAGCCGCCGTTCACCGCCACGGCGCGGAAGTGGATGTCCTTGAGCGCACGGGCTCGGACGCGCGCATCGGGGGAATCCAGCTTCTCGAGCAACCCCGGGATCACCCCACCCGTGCGCGGTCCGAAGGGCGTGTCGAACGAGTCCCAGTCGATGTCGCTCATGGTGCGGGCGATGCTACGGAGCGGCTGGTGCCTTGCCAAGACGGGACTCGGCCAGCGTTCGCGTGGGACGGCGGGTGGTCCCAAGGCGGCGTGGACGACGAAGTGGGTCAGCCTCCGGCTTCCGTGATAGCGTCCGCGCCGTGTCGATCAAGCGGCTGCATCTGAAGGACTTCACGGCGTTTCGGAGTGCGGAGTTCGAGTTCGCCGCCGGGGTGAACGTCTTCATTGGCGCCAACGCGACGGGCAAGACCCACGTGATGAAGGCCCTCTACGCGACGCTCAAGGCGACGGAGGACAAGCTCTCCGCCTCGGGACTCGACGTGCGCCTCAAGGAGAAGCTCGCGCGCGTGTTCCGACCCGACGACATGAACATCGGCCGCCTCGGTCACCGCGTGGGAGCCGGGCACCGGAGCGCGACCGTACGGGTGGTCGACGACGACAAGCGAGAAGTGGCGTTCACGGTCTACACGAGGAACGCGCAGCTGAAAGTCACCAAGAGCAGCATGCGGGAGCCCCCCGCGCCCATCTTTCTCCCGTCACGTGAAGCGCTCGCGATGTACGAAGGTTTCATCGCCGCCTACCAGGCTCGGGAGCTGTCGTTCGACGAGACGTACTTCGACCTGGCGGTGGCGCTGTCGGCTGCGGCGGTCCGAGGCGCCAAGCCGCCAGTGATCACGGAGGTGCTCAAGGAGCTCGAAAGTGCGCTGGGCGGGAAGGTGTCGCTGACCGGCGACCGCTTCTACGTGGGTACCCTCGAGGCCCACCTGGTGTCTGAGGGGATGCGAAAGCTCGCGAGCGTCGTCCGCTTGCTCACGAACAACGAGCTGCGCCAGCGCGGTGTGCTCTTCTGGGATGAACCCGAGGCCAACCTCAACCCGCAGCTGTCCGTCATCGTGGCGCGCGTGCTGCAGCGGCTCGCTTCCGAGGGCATTCAAGTCTTCGTGGCCACGCACGACTACTTGGTCGCCGAGAGCCTCGGCCTGCTCGCCGCGGAGGCCGACGCGCCTCCCATGCGCTTCTTCTCGTTCACGCGCGCGCCGGGTCATGAAGCCGTCGAAGTCGAGGGCGCAAGCGACCTCGACGACCTCGAGCGGAACCTCATCCGAGAAGAGTTCCTCAGGCACTACGACCGGGTGCGGGGCGCTGGATGA from Sandaracinaceae bacterium encodes the following:
- a CDS encoding AAA family ATPase; amino-acid sequence: MSIKRLHLKDFTAFRSAEFEFAAGVNVFIGANATGKTHVMKALYATLKATEDKLSASGLDVRLKEKLARVFRPDDMNIGRLGHRVGAGHRSATVRVVDDDKREVAFTVYTRNAQLKVTKSSMREPPAPIFLPSREALAMYEGFIAAYQARELSFDETYFDLAVALSAAAVRGAKPPVITEVLKELESALGGKVSLTGDRFYVGTLEAHLVSEGMRKLASVVRLLTNNELRQRGVLFWDEPEANLNPQLSVIVARVLQRLASEGIQVFVATHDYLVAESLGLLAAEADAPPMRFFSFTRAPGHEAVEVEGASDLDDLERNLIREEFLRHYDRVRGAG